In Helianthus annuus cultivar XRQ/B chromosome 9, HanXRQr2.0-SUNRISE, whole genome shotgun sequence, the following are encoded in one genomic region:
- the LOC110880247 gene encoding polyadenylate-binding protein-interacting protein 3 encodes MNPQQAAPLRSSANGFNRRRVDSKYQPGQSNFDQLTTGLPAGDKGEVDSPSRERLVYLTTCLIGHQVEVQVTDGSVYSGIFHATNAEHDFGIILKMACMTKAGSFQEQKSISDSVNKPPSKTLIISSKDLVQIVAKSVPVTRDGLANEFHHEKQQDIMTDSSISRSRHVELERELEPWVPDDDNLECPELDNTFDRHWNRGWDQFETNAALFGVTSTFNEELYTTKLDRGPLMKEREKEALRIAREIEGEDTEDLHLAEERGIHFQSGFDLDEETKYSSVFRGVDDSGYDENEDIWDSENIETFGNVSDSAMDNSLADSENRIHDAKDGTRKHMLFEQNEAAKSEEITKESSEKGLSADATAYAPSNALCQGEETISCSEVSKGEKPVKVHESNTQPASSSGLSPSSSMGSLNSEKSTLNPNAKEFRLNPNAKSFVPLQTPLRPPSPVSDGSFYYPNVAPVSHMPVGIGMGTSFAPHQPAMYGPQTTSYQPQQPYFQPNVPPYGQQMLLGQSRQMVYMPTYPPEMPYKGRDF; translated from the exons ATGAATCCGCAACAAGCGGCACCGCTAAGGTCCTCTGCGAATGGATTCAATCGCCGAAGAGTGGATAGTAAATATCAGCCGGGACAGTCAAACTTTGACCAGTTGACCACAGGATTACCGGCAGGAGACAAAGGGGAAGTCGATAGCCCTTCACGAGAACGACTTGTTTATTTAACAACGTGTCTAATTGGACATCAGGTGGAAGTCCAGGTCACAGATGGATCGGTGTACTCCGGAATATTTCATGCCACAAATGCAGAACATGATTTTG GAATAATCTTGAAGATGGCCTGCATGACAAAGGCTGGTTCTTTTCAAGAACAGAAAAGCATATCAGATTCTGTGAACAAACCCCCTTCTAAAACATTAATCATATCATCGAAAGACCTTGTGCAAATTGTAGCAAAG AGTGTACCGGTAACAAGAGACGGGTTGGCTAATGAATTCCATCATGAAAAACAGCAAGACATTATGACAGATTCTTCAATTTCTCGTTCTCGACATGTTGAGTTGGAAAGAGAGCTAGAACCGTGGGTCCCGGATGATGATAATCTAGAATGTCCCGAGCTTGACAATACATTTGACCGTCATTGGAATAG GGGCTGGGATCAATTTGAAACAAATGCAGCATTATTTGGAGTAACAAGTACATTTAATGAGGAACTTTATACGACAAAACTTGATAGAGGTCCTTTGATGAAAGAGAGAGAAAAGGAGGCACTAAGAATAGCTAGAGAAATTGAGGGTGAGGATACCGAAGATCTTCATTTAGCTGAG GAGAGGGGCATTCACTTCCAGAGTGGCTTTGATCTTGACGAGGAAACGAAATATTCATCTGTTTTTCGTGGTGTTGATGATAGTGGGTATGATGAAAATGAGGACATTTGGGATTCAGAAAATATTGAAACATTTGGAAATGTTTCTGATTCTGCCATGGACAACTCATTGGCTGATAGTGAGAACAG AATTCATGATGCCAAGGATGGTACTAGGAAGCACATG TTGTTTGAGCAAAATGAGGCTGCAAAATCTGAGG AAATTACGAAAGAAAGCTCTGAAAAGGGACTCTCCGCAGATGCAACTGCATATGCACCATCTAATGCCCTATGTCAGGGTGAAGAAACCATAAGTTGTAGTGAAGTATCAAAGGGTGAAAAACCTGTCAAGGTACATGAGTCTAATACACAGCCTGCAAGCAGTTCTGGATTATCACCTAGCTCATCGATGGGCTCTCTGAATTCAGAAAAATCAACCCTGAACCCTAATGCCAAG gaaTTTAGACTGAACCCAAATGCCAAGAGTTTTGTTCCATTGCAGACTCCTTTAAGGCCTCCATCTCCTGTGTCTGATGGTTCATTTTACTACCCAAATGTAGCTCCAGTCTCTCATATGCCTGTTGGCATTGGA ATGGGCACCTCATTTGCCCCACACCAGCCTGCTATGTATGGTCCCCAGACGACATCATATCAACCACAGCAGCCATATTTTCAGCCAAACGTGCCACCG TATGGTCAGCAGATGCTTCTTGGTCAGTCCCGGCAGATGGTGTACATGCCCACTTATCCTCCG GAAATGCCATACAAAGGAAGAGACTTTTAA